From a region of the Brassica napus cultivar Da-Ae unplaced genomic scaffold, Da-Ae ScsIHWf_1178;HRSCAF=1689, whole genome shotgun sequence genome:
- the LOC125596315 gene encoding uncharacterized protein LOC125596315, whose protein sequence is MERTHAALQKLGAQVHKVTSSAPEIESLIEETRGTPFTDRIANSYIRDTRKIKIPEYDGNADPKAYLRAFRLAIVKAHFTKEECDAGYCRTFAENLIGTALEWFSSLEPNSIDSFDQLANAFMKQYSTHILKQASEADLWKIRQGLGDSLRVYIEKFRAVRTKLSNPNDQVAIEALRRGLWYKSGFFSELTLNPPPTIDDALHKASRYITLEEEMAALDKLHRKPQSHPKGEASDGKGPHKRGSSRNNQTQGEHSYVVEEDKEEKPVAATAKAPWSKGYDESKHCSYHDRKGHSTEECWDLQRQLAAKFAAGEIKDVDLKKPQPYQKRGPRDSSPKRERSPEKETDSPPPAPKKRVDMILGKFPQGKSLQIEALLSKPPPQSSPGSRIDYILGGSDVCQDSVNSIKSHVRKAVSNTQSKPTKPESNTKISFWESETLDLDRPHDDALVITLNIAGYEVPKLMIDTGSSVDLIFYNALKGMEIDDYEIVDQKSNLVGFSGETATSLGTIKLPIIAGGVMKMTNFIVVDKPSPFHAILGRPWIHKMKAVASTYHQCVKFPTTNGIATIHGSQKISRICYLGGFEIIKESPQ, encoded by the coding sequence ATGGAGCGAACCCACGCAGCTCTCCAGAAATTGGGAGCTCAAGTTCACAAGGTAACGAGCTCAGCTCCCGAAATCGAGAGCTTAATTGAGGAGACTCGTGGAACTCCGTTCACCGATAGAATTGCCAACTCTTACATAAGAGATACTCGAAAAATTAAGATTCCTGAATACGATGGGAACGCAGACCCAAAGGCCTATTTAAGAGCCTTCCGATTAGCTATCGTTAAAGCTcacttcacaaaggaagagtgtgatgcaggatattgcaGAACATTTGCCGAAAACCTGATCGGAACAGCTCTCGAATGGTTCTCCAGCCTCGAGCCGAACTCTATAGACAGTTTCGATCAATTGGCTAACGCCTTTATGAAGCAATATTCAACTCACATCCTGAAACAAGCGTCTGAGGCTGACCTCTGGAAGATCAGACAAGGACTGGGAGACTCACTGCGAGTCTACATCGAAAAGTTCAGAGCAGTAAGAACTAAACTCTCGAATCCCAACGATCAGGTAGCCATTGAGGCTCTTAGGAGAGGTCTCTGGTATAAATCAGGTTTCTTCTCGGAGCTAACGCTAAATCCCCCTCCAACTATCGATGACGCCCTCCATAAGGCCTCTAGATACATTACCTTGGAGGAGGAAATGGCAGCATTAGATAAGCTCCACAGAAAACCCCAGAGTCACCCGAAAGGCGAAGCCTCCGATGGAAAGGGACCTCACAAAAGAGGTAGCTCCCGAAATAATCAGACCCAGGGAGAACATTCTTACGTAGTCGAGGAAGACAAGGAAGAAAAACCTGTCGCCGCGACAGCTAAAGCCCCCTGGTCCAAAGGTTATGACGAGAGCAAACATTGCTCTTACCACGATCGAAAGGGACATTCAACCGAAGAATGTTGGGACCTCCAACGACAACTGGCTGCTAAATTCGCAGCCGGAGAAATAAAAGATGTGGACCTCAAAAAGCCACAACCTTATCAGAAGAGAGGTCCCAGAGATAGCTCTCCAAAACGCGAGAGGTCACCTGAAAAAGAAACAGACTCACCACCCCCAGCTCCCAAAAAGAGAGTCGATATGATCCTTGGAAAGTTTCCACAAGGAAAAAGCCTACAAATCGAGGCCCTCTTGAGTAAACCACCTCCCCAATCGAGCCCTGGCTCAAGGATCGATTACATCCTTGGAGGGTCCGATGTGTGTCAAGACTCCGTTAACTCTATTAAAAGTCACGTACGGAAAGCTGTGTCAAACACTCAGTCCAAACCGACCAAGCCTGAGTCTAACACTAAGATCTCTTTCTGGGAGAGTGAGACATTAGACCTCGATAGACCTCACGACGATGCCCTTGTCATAACATTAAATATAGCAGGGTACGAGGTACCTAAGCTCATgatcgacaccggaagctcCGTCGATCTTATTTTCTACAACGCACTAAAGGGAATGGAAATAGACGACTACGAAATTGTCGACCAGAAATCCAACCTCGTAGGTTTCTCAGGTGAAACAGCCACCTCATTGGGAACAATTAAGCTCCCAATTATAGCTGGCGGAGTCATGAAAATGACCAACTTCATAGTTGTCGACAAACCATCCCCTTTCCACGCAATCCTCGGAAGGCCTTGGATTCATAAGATGAAAGCAGTAGCTTCAACTTATCACCAATGCGTGAAATTTCCAACAACCAACGGAATAGCTACCATACACGGTAGCCAAAAGATTTCAAGGATCTGTTACCTGGGAGGATTCGAGATCATAAAAGAATCCCCCCAATAG
- the LOC106374711 gene encoding probable F-box protein At5g47300, with product MLAHDLPCDLIEEILCRVPATSLRHLRSTCKQWNLLFNNRRFTRKHFDKSPKQLMTLMLNESMVCSTRVNLNGVPEVTSELSLVDPLYSSLIDHEFDIYEVFHCDGLLLCINEDNTRLVVWNPCTSQARWIQPKTRVSSHALGSYHGNSYKVLSYHPDFAIFENNSNSWRSLDITPDCTIEDSEQFMSLKGKTYWFACDKKDERPISIFLLSFDYTSETFERLRLPCQSFLYETMSMSVVREEKLSVLLQRDYTSRTEIWVTNKIGETKEVSWSMFLALDYSPAGLHLRDTVSFLVEEEKKVIVCCDRYLEDEFHGKKLIHIVGEQNQVREFDFGEAKQCPILFNYVPSLTQIHQGVGVGGKRKRDTINGQYAGRWSKLFYRV from the exons ATGCTAGCTCAC GACCTTCCATGTGATTTGATAGAGGAGATACTTTGTCGCGTTCCGGCTACATCTCTGAGGCATTTACGATCTACTTGCAAACAATGGAACTTATTGTTCAACAACCGGAGATTCACAAGAAAGCACTTCGATAAATCCCCAAAGCAGCTTATGACTCTCATGTTGAACGAGTCTATGGTTTGTTCGACGAGAGTTAATCTCAATGGAGTTCCAGAGGTCACAAGCGAACTTAGCCTAGTTGACCCTCTTTATAGTAGTTTAATAGATCATGAGTTCGATATTTATGAAGTCTTTCACTGCGACGGCTTATTATTATGCATCAACGAAGACAACACTAGACTCGTGGTCTGGAACCCGTGTACTAGTCAAGCTAGGTGGATCCAACCCAAAACACGTGTCAGCAGCCATGCTCTTGGATCCTACCATGGTAATAGCTATAAAGTATTGAGCTACCACCCTGACTTCGCAATCTTTGAGAATAACTCTAATTCATGGAGGAGTCTTGATATCACCCCCGACTGCACCATAGAAGATTCTGAACAGTTCATGTCTTTGAAAGGAAAAACGTACTGGTTTGCTTGTGATAAAAAAGATGAGCGTCCCATCAGCATATTCTTACTCAGTTTTGATTATACAAGTGAAACGTTTGAACGTCTACGTCTTCCGTGCCAGAGTTTTCTCTATGAAACTATGTCTATGTCCGTTGTTAGAGAAGAGAAGCTTTCTGTGTTGTTACAGCGAGATTATACGTCAAGGACAGAGATATGGGTGACAAATAAGATTGGTGAGACCAAAGAAGTCTCGTGGAGCATGTTCCTAGCACTGGATTACTCGCCAGCTGGACTTCATCTTCGGGATACCGTAAGTTTTTTGGTCGAAGAGGAGAAGAAAGTCATCGTGTGTTGTGATAGATACTTGGAAGATGAATTCCACGGCAAAAAGTTGATTCACATTGTTGGAGAGCAAAATCAAGTCAGAGAATTTGATTTTGGAGAAGCCAAACAGTGCCCGATTTTGTTTAATTATGTTCCAAGTTTGACACAAATCCACCAAGGTGTAGGTGTGGgagggaaaagaaaaagagatacAATTAACGGACAATATGCTGGAAGATGGTCCAAGCTTTTTTACAGAGTTTAg